In Thunnus maccoyii chromosome 11, fThuMac1.1, whole genome shotgun sequence, one genomic interval encodes:
- the pcdh8 gene encoding protocadherin-8, with the protein MGFCKISIGLCIVLALFLYSVQCTTTRYFTYEEDAPGTEIGNLSQDLKIDPADDPDTSFRFMQENNSSVIQMRETDGLLSVAEVIDREQLCPRSPRCFITFDIVAFSNEKFQLIHVEIEVKDINDHAPVFVRNETNLEIVENVPLDSRFPLQIALDQDVGENYIQSYNISPSSHFAIEVRDREDGVKFAELVLVKQLDREVEDSYTIEVTAVDGGEPAKSGSVTVNIKVLDFNDNSPTFEHSSLKVELNEDSPVGHRVLKVHAFDPDDGINGEVMYAFNRLSSEAARLFHIDPYSGDVTLKALVDFEKRRSYELNIKASDLGANSVPSSCKVVIDIVDVNDNAPEISIKPMTSSSDGIAYITEAAAAESFVALISTSDRDSGSNGYVRINLLGHEHFTLQQAYGDTFMIITTTTLDRERIPEYNLTVVAEDLGSPPFKTVTQYTIRVTDENDNPPLFSKSLYEVSVMENNIPGSYVTTVVARDPDVGKNAKVSYKLIDSKVPGGSPMSTYVSVDSLSGSLYTLRSFDYETLQQIELVIQAEDRGSPSLSSTSTIRIRVVDQNDNYPHFTFPILLNDSADISLPFNAPPGYLALRVSAEDEDEAVNGELSYQIVQGDPKLFTMNKATGEIALKQWLTAEIGDVLEMKIAVSDNGRSPLSASATIRFVITDTEPSEDQVVIVLRSSDEEGSSLDGSLIVIIMLSGGCALLLIAIVAVVVTCKLSRGGRNRGSKREVCHSLFDSRPMPMLGSTEPNIYTGQRGFFHERTSSSLDDSCLYEDRSGESETKMFLPSKHFQPPSVWQGDKYCLQVSGIGNTDQLSVKDSGKGDSDFNDSDSDISGDGGKKNFSTFQPRLKSSSSTTNSLSGDCQGTYCAIPAQSFRTPRDNAYTIGFSPVPVFNNPHGYPLSWKDSSYGTNRPKSKSSIQTFSRTGTLPTYFPQQQRDTGAGGTEIHKQSPNIVTVATALEVATIF; encoded by the exons ATGGGATTTTGCAAGATTTCAATTGGACTGTGCATTGTGCttgctttatttttatactCTGTTCAGTGTACAACTACAAGGTATTTCACCTATGAGGAGGATGCGCCAGGCACAGAGATTGGAAATTTGTCACAAGATTTAAAGATTGATCCAGCCGATGACCCCGACACATCGTTCCGCTTCATGCAAGAAAACAACTCTTCTGTGATTCAAATGAGGGAGACTGATGGGCTTCTGAGCGTTGCAGAAGTAATTGACCGAGAGCAGCTCTGCCCCAGGTCCCCGCGTTGCTTCATCACCTTCGACATCGTGGCCTTCTCCAATGAAAAGTTTCAACTCATCCACGTGGAAATCGAGGTGAAAGACATCAACGACCACGCACCTGTGTTCGTGCGTAATGAGACAAACCTGGAGATTGTGGAGAATGTGCCGCTAGACTCAAGATTCCCTCTGCAGATTGCTCTCGACCAGGATGTGGGTGAAAACTACATTCAGAGCTATAATATTTCTCCCTCCAGTCATTTCGCCATTGAAGTGCGCGATCGAGAGGACGGGGTGAAGTTTGCTGAACTGGTGCTGGTGAAGCAGCTCGACAGGGAGGTGGAGGACTCCTACACCATCGAAGTCACTGCAGTTGACGGAGGAGAGCCTGCAAAGTCTGGCTCAGTGACTGTAAATATCAAAGTGTTGGACTTTAATGATAACAGCCCGACGTTTGAGCACAGCTCGCTGAAAGTTGAGCTGAATGAAGACTCTCCGGTGGGTCACCGAGTTCTCAAAGTGCACGCCTTTGACCCCGATGACGGCATTAACGGCGAGGTGATGTACGCATTTAACAGGCTGTCATCAGAAGCTGCACGCCTTTTCCACATCGACCCGTACTCCGGAGACGTGACTTTGAAGGCGCTGGTTGATTTTGAGAAGAGGAGGTCATACGAGCTCAACATCAAAGCCTCCGATTTAGGCGCGAACTCTGTCCCTTCCAGCTGCAAAGTTGTGATAGACATCGTGGACGTTAATGACAACGCACCTGAAATCAGCATCAAACCGATGACCTCCAGCAGTGACGGAATTGCCTACATCACAGAAGCTGCGGCTGCGGAGAGTTTCGTGGCTCTGATCAGCACCTCGGACAGAGACTCAGGTTCCAACGGGTATGTGCGCATCAACCTGCTCGGGCACGAGCATTTCACCCTCCAGCAGGCATATGGGGACACTTTTATGATTATTACCACCACTACTTTAGACAGAGAGAGGATCCCAGAGTATAACCTGACTGTGGTTGCAGAAGATTTAGGAAGTCCACCTTTCAAAACTGTCACACAGTACACCATCCGTGTAACAGATGAGAACGACAACCCCCCTCTCTTCAGCAAGTCACTTTATGAAGTTTCAGTCATGGAAAATAATATTCCAGGTTCATATGTGACCACTGTCGTTGCCCGTGATCCTGATGTGGGAAAGAATGCCAAAGTTTCTTACAAACTCATAGATTCAAAGGTGCCAGGAGGATCCCCAATGTCCACTTATGTTTCTGTAGATTCACTCTCTGGGTCTTTGTATACTTTAAGGTCTTTTGACTATGAGACTCTTCAGCAGATTGAATTGGTCATCCAAGCAGAGGACAGAGGTTCCCCTTCTCTCTCAAGCACATCAACAATCAGGATTAGAGTTGTGGATCAGAATGACAACTATCCACACTTCACCTTCCCCATCCTTCTGAATGACTCTGCTGATATTTCTCTGCCCTTTAATGCACCTCCTGGCTATCTCGCCCTCCGCGTCTCAGCTGAAGATGAGGACGAAGCGGTGAACGGTGAGCTCTCCTATCAAATTGTACAAGGTGACCCAAAGCTTTTCACAATGAACAAAGCTACTGGAGAAATTGCTTTAAAACAATGGCTGACAGCTGAAATTGGAGACGTGCTCGAAATGAAAATCGCAGTGAGTGACAATGGCAGGTCCCCGCTCTCTGCAAGTGCCACTATTAGGTTTGTCATCACAGACACTGAGCCCTCTGAAGACCAAGTCGTCATTGTGTTGCGGTCAAGTGATGAAGAAGGCTCCAGCTTGGATGGCTCACTAATTGTCATTATTATGCTCAGCGGGGGTTGTGCATTGTTGCTGATTGCAATAGTGGCTGTGGTTGTCACATGCAAACTCAGCCGTGGGGGGAGAAACCGTGGCTCCAAGAGGGAAGTGTGTCACAGCCTGTTCGACAGCAGGCCCATGCCCATGCTCGGCTCAACAGAACCAAACATATACACCGGTCAACGAGGTTTCTTCCATGAGAGAACATCTTCTTCTCTGGATGATTCCTGCCTGTATGAAGACAGGAGTGGGGAGTCAGAGACAAAG ATGTTCCTGCCCTCCAAGCATTTCCAACCACCATCTGTGTGGCAAGGTGACAAATACTGCTTGCAAGTGAG TGGCATTGGCAACACCGACCAGTTGAGCGTGAAGGACAGTGGCAAAGGGGACAGTGACTTCAACGACAGCGACTCTGATATCAGCGGTGATGGAGGCAAGAAGAACTTCAGTACTTTCCAGCCGAGGCTAAAAA GTTCATCCAGTACCACTAACAGCTTATCTGGGGATTGCCAAGGCACCTACTGTGCAATACCGGCACAAAGCTTCAGAACCCCCAGAGATAACGCATACACAATAGGTTTCTCTCCAGTACCAGTTTTCAACAATCCTCATGGCTATCCCCTGTCTTGGAAGGATTCTAGTTATGGCACAAATCGCCCCAAATCAAAGAGCAGCATACAAACCTTCTCCAGGACTGGGACCCTCCCGACTTACTTCCCTCAGCAACAGCGTGACACCGGTGCTGGAGGCACTGAAATCCACAAGCAGAGTCCAAATATTGTAACAGTAGCTACTGCTTTAGAGGTTGCAACTATCTTTTAG